One Gordonia sp. SID5947 genomic region harbors:
- a CDS encoding urease subunit alpha: protein MATLGRDRYAQLFGPTTGDRIRLADTNLLIEVTEDRSGGPGRAGDEAVFGGGKVIRESMGQSRATRAQGAPDTVITGVVIVDHWGIIKADLGIRDGRITAMGKAGNPDTMDGVHPDLVIGPSTEIIAGNGKILTAGGIDCHVHFICPQIMDEALGNGITTLVGGGTGPAEGSKATTVTPGAWHLKSILAATDHWPMNIALLGKGNTVNADAMHEQIRSGASGFKLHEDWGSTPAAIDACLRVADETGVQVALHSDTLNEAGFVEQTIGAIAGRSIHAYHTEGAGGGHAPDIITVAAHPNVLPSSTNPTRPHTVNTLDEHLDMLMVCHHLNPTVPEDLAFAESRIRPSTIAAEDLLHDLGAISMIGSDSQAMGRIGEVVLRTWQTAHVLKSKRGSLPGDDAADNNRVRRYIAKYTICPAIAHGFDDELGSVETGKLADLVLWDPAFFGVRPDLVIKGGAIAWAAMGDANASIPTPQPVLPRPMFGAAPKTAAATSVSFVAQGGLDAGIEETLGLDRRLVAVRDTRRIGKADMPNNSAMPTISVEPDTFTVRVDGEVWDSEPVAELPMAQRYFLF from the coding sequence GCGACCGGATCCGCTTGGCGGACACCAACCTGCTGATCGAGGTCACCGAGGACCGATCCGGCGGACCGGGACGAGCCGGCGACGAGGCCGTGTTCGGTGGCGGCAAGGTGATCCGGGAATCGATGGGACAGAGCCGGGCGACCCGCGCGCAGGGGGCACCCGACACCGTGATCACCGGTGTCGTGATCGTCGACCATTGGGGGATCATCAAGGCCGATCTGGGTATTCGTGACGGCCGGATCACCGCGATGGGCAAGGCGGGTAACCCCGACACGATGGACGGGGTCCACCCGGACCTGGTGATCGGGCCGTCCACCGAGATCATCGCCGGAAACGGCAAGATCCTGACGGCCGGTGGGATCGACTGCCACGTGCATTTCATCTGCCCGCAGATCATGGACGAGGCACTCGGCAACGGCATCACGACCCTGGTCGGCGGCGGTACCGGCCCGGCCGAGGGGAGCAAGGCCACCACCGTGACCCCAGGTGCGTGGCACCTGAAGTCGATCCTCGCGGCCACCGACCACTGGCCGATGAACATCGCCCTGCTGGGTAAGGGCAATACCGTCAACGCGGATGCCATGCATGAGCAGATCCGTTCGGGTGCATCGGGTTTCAAGCTGCACGAGGATTGGGGGAGTACCCCCGCCGCGATTGACGCCTGCCTGCGGGTCGCCGACGAGACCGGCGTGCAGGTCGCACTGCATTCGGACACGCTGAACGAGGCGGGATTCGTCGAGCAGACGATCGGAGCGATCGCCGGACGCAGCATCCACGCCTACCACACAGAGGGTGCGGGCGGCGGCCACGCACCCGACATCATCACTGTCGCAGCGCATCCGAACGTACTGCCCAGTTCGACCAACCCGACCCGACCGCACACCGTCAACACCCTCGACGAGCACCTGGACATGTTGATGGTCTGCCATCATCTCAACCCCACCGTGCCGGAGGACCTCGCGTTCGCCGAGAGCCGCATCCGGCCGTCGACGATCGCGGCCGAGGATCTCCTGCACGACCTCGGGGCGATTTCGATGATCGGATCGGATTCGCAGGCGATGGGCCGCATCGGCGAAGTGGTGCTGCGTACCTGGCAGACCGCCCACGTGCTCAAGTCGAAACGAGGGTCGTTGCCGGGAGACGATGCGGCCGACAACAACCGCGTACGCAGATACATCGCGAAATACACGATCTGTCCGGCGATCGCCCACGGCTTCGACGACGAGCTGGGCTCGGTGGAGACCGGAAAGCTCGCCGACCTCGTGCTGTGGGACCCGGCGTTCTTCGGAGTCCGCCCGGATCTGGTGATCAAGGGAGGAGCGATTGCGTGGGCCGCCATGGGTGACGCCAACGCGAGTATCCCGACTCCGCAGCCGGTGTTGCCGCGGCCGATGTTCGGCGCGGCGCCCAAGACCGCCGCGGCCACCTCGGTGAGCTTCGTCGCACAGGGCGGGCTCGACGCCGGGATCGAAGAGACCCTCGGACTCGACCGTAGGCTCGTCGCAGTCCGCGACACCCGGCGTATCGGCAAGGCCGACATGCCGAACAACTCGGCGATGCCGACGATCTCGGTGGAGCCCGACACCTTCACCGTGCGAGTCGACGGCGAGGTGTGGGATTCCGAGCCGGTCGCCGAACTGCCCATGGCGCAGCGATACTTCCTGTTCTGA
- a CDS encoding urease accessory UreF family protein has translation MMLTLADSRLPVGGHVHSGGVEQAVADRVVVDAESLARFLHRRVATSGLVAASITAAVTDGTLEVAAAERETDARTPSGAARRASLAQGRGMLRLARRMWPEEDWTAHAPQTHLPVICGVIGRVTRLSGFHTALILAYTTMSGSATAGQRLLALDPADVAVIIADLGAECERVAAAAAIGLADLSDPTLDVFAERHERRDMPLFMS, from the coding sequence ATGATGCTCACGTTGGCCGACTCCCGGCTTCCGGTTGGTGGCCACGTGCACTCAGGTGGCGTCGAGCAGGCCGTCGCCGATCGCGTCGTCGTCGACGCCGAGAGTCTCGCGCGATTCCTGCACCGTCGCGTCGCGACGAGTGGCCTCGTGGCCGCCTCGATCACCGCGGCCGTGACCGACGGCACGCTCGAAGTGGCTGCGGCGGAACGGGAAACGGATGCCCGGACACCGTCGGGGGCCGCGCGCCGGGCCTCGTTGGCGCAGGGCAGGGGCATGCTACGGCTGGCACGGCGCATGTGGCCGGAGGAGGACTGGACCGCGCATGCGCCCCAGACCCATCTGCCGGTGATCTGCGGGGTCATCGGCAGGGTGACCCGATTGTCCGGGTTCCACACCGCGTTGATCCTGGCGTACACGACGATGAGCGGGTCGGCGACCGCCGGCCAGCGACTCCTGGCACTCGACCCCGCCGACGTCGCGGTGATCATCGCCGATCTGGGCGCCGAATGTGAGCGGGTCGCGGCAGCGGCGGCGATCGGACTCGCAGACCTCTCCGACCCGACCCTCGACGTATTCGCCGAACGCCATGAGCGTCGCGATATGCCCCTGTTCATGTCGTGA
- the ureG gene encoding urease accessory protein UreG — protein MPPHLIDGEPHGHDHARPRRHREPGEALRIGVGGPVGSGKTALVAALCRQLRDELSVAVLTNDIYTTEDADFLRRNAVLSDERITAVQTGGCPHTAIRDDITANLDAIDDLVAANPPLDLILVESGGDNLTATFSTGLIDVQIFVIDVAGGDKVPRKGGPGVTFSDLLVINKTDLAEQVHADLDVMRTDAERVREGRPTAMISLTDDPAATDVLGWVRAQLAEIAVAG, from the coding sequence ATGCCACCGCATCTGATCGACGGAGAACCACACGGCCACGACCACGCCCGGCCGCGCCGCCACCGCGAACCAGGAGAGGCGTTGCGCATCGGCGTGGGCGGGCCGGTGGGCTCGGGCAAGACGGCTCTCGTCGCCGCGTTGTGCCGGCAGTTGCGGGACGAGTTGTCGGTCGCCGTGCTGACGAATGACATCTACACCACCGAGGACGCGGATTTCCTGCGGCGCAACGCGGTTCTCTCCGACGAACGGATCACCGCGGTGCAGACCGGCGGCTGCCCGCATACCGCGATTCGCGACGACATCACTGCCAACCTCGACGCGATCGACGACCTCGTCGCGGCCAACCCGCCGCTGGATCTGATCCTGGTGGAATCGGGTGGCGACAACCTCACGGCCACGTTCTCGACCGGACTCATCGACGTGCAGATCTTCGTCATCGACGTCGCCGGGGGAGACAAGGTGCCACGTAAAGGCGGTCCGGGCGTGACGTTTTCCGATCTGCTGGTGATCAACAAGACCGATCTGGCCGAACAGGTCCACGCTGATCTCGACGTCATGCGAACCGACGCCGAGCGGGTCCGTGAGGGCCGACCAACCGCGATGATCTCACTGACCGACGATCCGGCCGCGACCGACGTCCTGGGGTGGGTGCGAGCGCAACTCGCCGAGATCGCCGTGGCTGGCTGA
- a CDS encoding urease accessory protein UreD has product MHTEIEIVARRGRSPRVSASGGLALRRTGAESAHLVSTAATPLGGDTITVRVTVEAGAVLHLRTVAATIALPSADRVDSTSEWSVDVADGGRLLLDPEPIVIAGGADHRSSTSVVAQPGATVIIAEHAQLGRATELPEHVARARWEGSLRVDIGGAPVLRHRLMLGGTAATGHRAAGSVFRYPDMRPAEVSTDAYAARLELARPPGVNGATLTTALAPTTTRARALCDDLELVPIAL; this is encoded by the coding sequence GTGCACACCGAGATCGAGATCGTGGCCCGGCGTGGCCGTTCACCACGGGTGAGCGCGTCGGGCGGTCTCGCGTTGCGTCGGACCGGGGCCGAGTCGGCCCATCTCGTCAGCACCGCTGCGACGCCGCTCGGCGGGGACACCATCACGGTCCGCGTGACGGTGGAGGCGGGTGCGGTGCTGCACCTGCGAACCGTCGCGGCGACCATCGCGCTGCCGTCGGCAGACCGTGTCGATTCGACGTCGGAGTGGTCGGTCGACGTCGCCGACGGAGGGCGCCTACTGCTCGATCCCGAGCCGATCGTGATCGCCGGCGGTGCCGATCACCGCAGCTCCACCAGCGTCGTGGCGCAGCCGGGCGCCACCGTGATCATCGCGGAGCACGCGCAACTCGGCCGCGCCACCGAGTTGCCCGAACACGTGGCCCGTGCCCGATGGGAGGGCTCGTTGCGCGTGGACATCGGTGGTGCGCCGGTACTGCGTCATCGACTGATGCTGGGCGGAACCGCGGCCACCGGGCATCGGGCCGCCGGCAGCGTGTTCCGATACCCCGACATGCGACCGGCCGAGGTGTCCACCGACGCCTACGCGGCCCGGCTCGAACTCGCCCGGCCGCCGGGCGTGAACGGTGCGACACTCACCACCGCGCTGGCGCCGACGACCACGCGGGCACGGGCGTTGTGCGACGACCTCGAGCTGGTTCCGATCGCCCTCTGA
- a CDS encoding NAD(P)/FAD-dependent oxidoreductase, with amino-acid sequence MSSPTPTSARPHVVIVGSGFGGLFAAQRLAKSDVDVTLIARTTHHLFQPMLYQVATGIVSEGEIAPATRVILRKQKNSKVLLGDVFDIDLEAKTVSSRLLERITVTPFDSIIIAAGADQSYFGNDHFAEYAPGMKTIDHALELRGRILGAFEQAELSDDPEERARLLTFVVVGAGPTGVELAGQISEMSDKTLKGTFRNIDPTEARVILLDAAPAVLPPFGEKLGKKAARRLESMGVEVQLNAMVVDVDYDGLVVKDKDGTTRRIESQCKVWSAGVQASPLGKKLAEQSGVELDRAGRVKVLPDLSIPGFPYVFVVGDMMAVDGVPGVAQGAIQGGRYAADAIVAGLRGQTQDQRKPFSYYDKGSMATVSRFSAVMQVPIPGTKKTFETEGYFAWLGWLALHLVYLVGFRNRLNTLINWFFAFSTRGRAQLAVTEQQVYARTALGALSELEKKSVPEVEAESADVAAARAGADGDSGSGSAAEAS; translated from the coding sequence ATGAGCAGCCCCACTCCGACCTCGGCGCGACCCCACGTGGTGATCGTCGGCTCCGGCTTCGGCGGACTCTTCGCGGCCCAGCGTCTGGCGAAGTCCGATGTCGACGTCACCCTCATCGCCCGGACCACCCATCACCTTTTCCAGCCGATGCTCTACCAGGTGGCCACCGGCATCGTGTCCGAAGGCGAGATCGCGCCGGCAACCCGCGTGATCCTGCGCAAACAGAAGAACAGCAAGGTGCTGCTCGGTGACGTCTTCGACATCGATCTCGAGGCGAAGACGGTGTCGTCCAGGCTGCTCGAGCGGATCACGGTCACCCCGTTCGACAGCATCATCATCGCGGCAGGCGCAGACCAGTCCTATTTCGGCAACGACCACTTCGCCGAGTACGCGCCGGGCATGAAGACGATCGACCACGCCCTCGAATTGCGCGGACGCATCCTCGGCGCGTTCGAGCAGGCCGAACTGTCCGACGATCCGGAGGAGCGCGCCCGCCTGCTGACCTTCGTCGTCGTGGGGGCCGGCCCGACCGGCGTCGAGCTCGCCGGCCAGATCTCCGAGATGAGCGACAAGACCCTGAAGGGCACCTTCCGCAACATCGACCCGACCGAGGCACGGGTGATCCTGCTCGACGCCGCGCCCGCCGTGTTGCCGCCCTTCGGCGAGAAGCTCGGCAAGAAGGCGGCTCGCCGTCTGGAGAGCATGGGCGTCGAGGTCCAGCTCAACGCCATGGTCGTCGATGTCGACTATGACGGCCTGGTCGTCAAGGACAAGGACGGCACCACCCGCCGGATCGAATCCCAGTGCAAGGTCTGGTCGGCCGGGGTGCAGGCGAGTCCACTCGGCAAGAAGCTCGCCGAGCAGTCCGGCGTCGAGCTCGACCGTGCGGGCCGGGTGAAGGTACTGCCGGATCTGTCCATCCCGGGATTTCCGTACGTGTTCGTGGTCGGCGACATGATGGCGGTCGACGGCGTTCCCGGTGTCGCGCAGGGAGCGATCCAGGGCGGGCGCTACGCGGCGGACGCCATCGTGGCAGGCCTGCGTGGTCAGACGCAGGACCAGCGCAAGCCGTTCAGCTATTACGACAAGGGTTCGATGGCCACGGTGTCGCGATTCAGCGCGGTCATGCAGGTGCCGATCCCGGGCACGAAGAAGACCTTCGAGACGGAGGGCTACTTCGCGTGGCTCGGCTGGCTCGCCCTTCACCTCGTCTATCTGGTGGGCTTCCGCAACCGGCTGAACACCCTCATCAACTGGTTCTTCGCGTTCAGCACGAGGGGCCGGGCGCAGCTCGCCGTCACCGAGCAGCAGGTCTACGCCCGTACCGCGCTGGGCGCCCTGTCCGAGCTGGAGAAGAAGTCGGTTCCGGAGGTCGAGGCGGAGTCCGCAGACGTGGCGGCCGCCCGTGCCGGTGCCGACGGCGATTCCGGCTCCGGGTCCGCCGCCGAGGCCAGCTGA
- a CDS encoding GNAT family N-acetyltransferase: MILETVRLRLRPVAMHDVDSLVELDSDPAVMRFVSGGMPTPREEIEDWVLPRAQAEHRAHRTGIWTAVDRTTSAFQGWFALRTPRHSNRSEVELSYRLRRDAWGRGLATEAAHALVTMSFQEIAADRVFASTMAMNTASRRVMEKVGMRLSAIRMSEDGVMFPTSGGEVEYELLRSHWETLTMRWSEPALRPWSPTVPAGWTHRHAGVPDLTA; the protein is encoded by the coding sequence GTGATCCTGGAGACGGTTCGGCTACGGCTACGTCCGGTCGCGATGCACGACGTCGACTCACTGGTCGAGCTGGACAGCGATCCGGCGGTGATGCGCTTTGTCAGCGGAGGGATGCCCACGCCGCGCGAGGAGATCGAGGACTGGGTCTTGCCCCGCGCCCAGGCCGAGCACCGGGCCCACCGGACCGGCATCTGGACCGCCGTGGACCGCACCACATCGGCCTTCCAGGGCTGGTTCGCGCTCCGCACGCCCCGTCACAGCAATCGATCCGAGGTCGAGCTCAGCTACCGTCTCCGCCGCGACGCGTGGGGCCGGGGGCTGGCGACCGAAGCGGCCCACGCGCTGGTCACCATGTCGTTCCAGGAGATCGCCGCCGACCGCGTCTTCGCCAGCACGATGGCGATGAACACCGCGTCGCGGCGTGTGATGGAGAAGGTCGGCATGCGACTGTCGGCCATCCGCATGTCCGAGGACGGCGTGATGTTCCCGACGAGTGGCGGTGAGGTCGAGTACGAACTTCTGCGCAGTCACTGGGAAACACTCACGATGCGCTGGTCAGAGCCCGCCCTGCGGCCCTGGTCGCCGACCGTTCCCGCGGGGTGGACACACCGTCACGCCGGGGTCCCCGACCTGACGGCCTGA
- a CDS encoding thioesterase family protein → MADEYLEVPIQLRFGDMDINNHINNVQFARIFEECRVRSFATWLPERPDGFSVLVARQDIVYTAVLEYSLDPVTVRSCVSRIGNTSFTLSLTLVDPAGTTCAVAETTMVSVNPETGRPTPVPDTVRSILEGQLVVGAGMPVRS, encoded by the coding sequence GTGGCCGACGAATACCTCGAAGTTCCCATCCAGCTGCGCTTCGGCGACATGGACATCAACAATCACATCAACAATGTGCAGTTCGCCCGGATCTTCGAGGAGTGCCGGGTGCGGTCGTTCGCGACATGGCTGCCCGAGCGACCCGATGGCTTCTCGGTCCTGGTGGCACGGCAGGACATCGTGTACACCGCCGTCCTCGAGTACTCGCTCGACCCGGTCACCGTCCGCTCCTGTGTGAGCCGCATCGGGAACACCTCGTTCACACTGTCGCTGACGCTGGTCGATCCGGCCGGGACGACGTGCGCGGTCGCCGAGACGACGATGGTCTCGGTGAACCCCGAGACCGGTCGGCCGACCCCGGTGCCCGACACGGTGCGGTCGATCCTCGAAGGGCAACTCGTCGTCGGCGCCGGGATGCCGGTCCGCTCCTGA
- the recC gene encoding exodeoxyribonuclease V subunit gamma — protein sequence MFHLHRAERTDALADALADLLRTPLADPMATEIVSVPAPGVERWLQQRLAMRLGTSGPDGDGVAANIDFSSPAVLTDRVIDDGLARAGLAPVARERGRSIAGERWRPAALTWPVLRVLDEMIDDPRLAVLARHVGADGRDSADEHRRGRRFATARQIAQLFDDYGRQRPAMLSAWAVGHDTDGMGAALPADLAWQPDFWRAVRAEIGERHPSESLTDVCAVVREDADATGLPERLSVFGPTRVAESLLYVLGALAVHRDVHLFVPHPGPALWAAVADAAGPSTSSRRADHRPPALAHPLLASLSRDVQELQRRVAPAADHVLHHRPVSDTAQGTVLAALQAGIRDDRLEAGVVPLDNSVEIHSCHGPERQVEVLRDRLLHLFADDPTLQPRDVLVMCPDVEDFAPLIRGAFGQPGLGHPAFELRVRLADRGLRHTNPVLDVVAAVVELAAGRVSAGAVLDLLGRPPVRLRFELSDDDLEIVREWLTGSNVRWAIDDTQRSRFGLSGFGQGTFEAGLDRILLGAVAEEADGEWLDTALPLAGVESTEIDLAGRFAEFVTRLSTTLHDLAGTHHPQRWVDILIGIVDALVATDFDEEWQRAQAIRSITAAFDDPRADRDDTPTTLRLGDVRDLMAGLVAATPTRSNFRTGELTVCSMVPMRSVPHRVIVLLGVDADAFPRAQRTDGDDILGRSPLLGERNPRDEDRQLFLDAICAAQENLLLFYTGADPVSGQRVPPAVVVSELVDAVHTLTTGTATDDATGCTRLHTLHGFDERNFVPGAIAGVDGPFSYDRALLDGARALGAAPVTARRISDIRLETTEPDDIALDTLVSFLTNPIEGFVRQRLGVRVPDEERPHADQLDVELAALDRWGIGDRFLSRMLAGSDLADCQAAELRRGTLPPFAFGTRELQAISADVEAVFDAASAARSGQSQTTDVVVPLPDGRRLHGTVGDIFAGTTVTATYSKLRAKQRLGAWIRLLALAAADHGDESGSPMRAAVVVARRTGRSGGVARSLFAVPDDPLAVLVDLIAIRDVGLRRVLPLPLDPAADFADHHRRTGRVDRALPAARKAFDGDFGAGRDRYLRLAYTGDVTAAVDFGVLTDEVFQGDHRWCDLPLPGDVGDPVFAGLARRVWEPLMDHETMT from the coding sequence ATGTTCCACCTGCACCGCGCCGAACGCACCGATGCGCTCGCCGATGCCCTCGCCGACCTGTTGCGTACCCCGCTCGCGGATCCGATGGCCACGGAGATCGTGTCGGTGCCGGCGCCCGGGGTGGAACGCTGGCTGCAGCAGCGTCTGGCAATGCGCCTGGGCACATCGGGACCCGACGGCGACGGCGTGGCGGCGAACATCGACTTCTCGTCGCCGGCGGTACTGACCGACCGTGTCATCGACGACGGGCTGGCCCGGGCCGGCCTGGCCCCGGTGGCACGCGAGAGGGGTCGGTCGATTGCGGGCGAACGCTGGCGTCCGGCGGCCCTGACATGGCCGGTGCTGCGGGTACTCGACGAGATGATCGACGATCCGCGTCTCGCGGTGCTCGCGCGGCATGTCGGCGCGGACGGCCGCGACAGCGCCGATGAACATCGCCGCGGCCGGCGGTTTGCGACAGCTCGGCAGATCGCGCAGTTGTTCGACGACTACGGGCGACAACGTCCGGCGATGCTGAGTGCCTGGGCGGTGGGCCACGACACCGACGGCATGGGAGCAGCGCTCCCCGCGGACCTGGCCTGGCAGCCCGACTTCTGGCGGGCGGTCCGCGCCGAGATCGGGGAGCGGCATCCGTCGGAATCGCTGACCGACGTCTGCGCGGTGGTGCGCGAGGATGCGGACGCGACGGGGCTGCCGGAACGGCTGTCGGTGTTCGGGCCGACCCGGGTGGCCGAATCGCTGCTGTACGTGCTCGGCGCACTGGCCGTCCACCGCGACGTCCATCTGTTCGTCCCGCACCCCGGCCCGGCTCTGTGGGCGGCAGTGGCCGACGCGGCCGGTCCGTCGACAAGCTCGCGACGTGCCGATCACCGGCCGCCTGCCCTCGCGCACCCACTGCTCGCCAGCCTGTCGCGTGACGTCCAAGAACTCCAGCGCCGGGTGGCTCCGGCGGCCGATCATGTCCTGCACCATCGGCCGGTTTCCGACACCGCGCAGGGCACGGTTCTGGCGGCGCTCCAGGCCGGGATCCGTGACGACCGGCTCGAGGCCGGGGTGGTTCCCCTCGACAATTCGGTCGAGATACATTCCTGCCACGGACCAGAACGTCAGGTCGAGGTCCTGCGGGACCGGCTCCTCCATCTCTTCGCCGACGACCCGACGCTGCAACCCCGTGACGTCCTCGTCATGTGTCCGGACGTGGAGGACTTCGCGCCTCTCATCCGCGGTGCCTTCGGCCAGCCGGGTCTGGGACACCCCGCCTTCGAGTTGCGGGTGAGGCTCGCCGATCGTGGTCTCCGACACACGAATCCCGTCCTCGACGTGGTGGCTGCCGTGGTCGAACTCGCCGCCGGGCGTGTCTCGGCGGGCGCCGTCCTCGACCTGCTCGGGCGACCACCGGTCCGGCTGCGTTTCGAGTTGTCAGACGACGACCTCGAGATCGTCCGGGAGTGGTTGACGGGCAGCAATGTCCGGTGGGCGATCGACGACACGCAGCGGTCGCGCTTCGGGCTGTCGGGTTTCGGCCAGGGGACGTTCGAGGCCGGCCTCGACCGCATTCTCCTCGGTGCGGTCGCCGAGGAGGCCGACGGCGAGTGGCTCGACACGGCCCTCCCGCTCGCGGGTGTGGAGAGCACCGAGATCGACCTCGCCGGGCGTTTCGCGGAGTTCGTCACCCGCCTGTCGACCACGCTGCACGATCTGGCCGGCACCCACCACCCGCAGCGGTGGGTCGACATCTTGATCGGCATCGTCGACGCCCTGGTGGCGACCGACTTCGACGAAGAATGGCAACGCGCACAGGCGATCCGATCGATCACGGCCGCATTCGACGACCCGCGTGCCGATCGGGATGACACGCCGACGACGCTGCGTCTCGGCGATGTCCGGGATCTGATGGCGGGGCTGGTGGCCGCCACGCCGACCCGCTCCAACTTCCGAACCGGTGAACTCACCGTCTGCTCGATGGTGCCGATGCGGTCGGTACCGCACCGCGTGATCGTGCTGCTGGGAGTCGATGCCGACGCTTTCCCGCGGGCGCAGCGCACGGACGGCGACGACATCCTTGGTCGGTCGCCCCTGCTGGGCGAGCGGAATCCGCGCGACGAGGACCGCCAGCTGTTCCTGGACGCCATCTGCGCCGCGCAGGAGAACCTCCTGCTCTTCTACACGGGCGCCGATCCCGTCTCCGGCCAACGGGTTCCGCCTGCCGTCGTGGTGAGCGAGCTCGTCGACGCGGTGCACACCCTCACGACCGGTACCGCCACCGACGACGCGACCGGTTGTACCCGCCTGCACACGCTCCACGGGTTCGACGAGCGCAATTTCGTGCCGGGCGCGATCGCCGGTGTCGACGGGCCGTTCTCCTACGACCGAGCGCTCCTCGATGGTGCGCGTGCCCTGGGGGCCGCGCCGGTGACCGCGCGACGGATCTCGGACATCAGACTGGAGACGACGGAACCCGACGACATCGCCCTCGACACACTCGTCAGCTTCCTGACCAACCCGATCGAAGGATTCGTCCGGCAACGACTCGGCGTGCGGGTTCCCGACGAGGAACGACCCCACGCCGACCAACTCGACGTCGAGCTGGCTGCCCTGGACCGCTGGGGGATCGGCGACCGGTTCCTGTCCCGGATGCTCGCCGGGAGCGATCTGGCAGACTGTCAGGCTGCTGAGCTCCGGCGTGGTACGTTGCCGCCGTTCGCATTCGGGACCCGTGAGTTGCAAGCCATCTCCGCGGACGTCGAGGCCGTTTTCGACGCCGCCTCCGCTGCCAGATCTGGCCAGTCCCAGACGACCGACGTGGTGGTGCCCCTCCCGGACGGTCGCCGGCTCCACGGCACCGTCGGCGACATCTTCGCGGGTACCACGGTCACCGCCACCTATTCGAAACTCCGGGCCAAGCAGCGGCTCGGAGCCTGGATACGGCTCCTGGCCCTCGCCGCGGCGGACCACGGCGACGAGTCGGGATCTCCGATGCGGGCCGCCGTGGTGGTGGCCCGCCGGACCGGGCGGTCGGGAGGCGTCGCCCGGTCGTTGTTCGCCGTTCCCGACGACCCGCTTGCCGTTCTCGTCGACCTGATCGCCATACGGGATGTGGGTTTGCGTCGGGTGCTGCCGCTGCCGCTGGACCCGGCCGCGGATTTCGCCGATCACCACCGTCGAACTGGCCGCGTCGACCGAGCGCTCCCGGCCGCCCGCAAGGCTTTCGACGGCGATTTCGGTGCCGGACGGGACCGGTACCTGCGGTTGGCGTACACCGGGGACGTCACGGCGGCCGTCGACTTCGGTGTCCTGACCGACGAAGTGTTCCAGGGCGATCACCGGTGGTGCGATCTACCGCTGCCGGGCGACGTCGGGGATCCGGTGTTCGCCGGACTCGCCCGGCGGGTGTGGGAGCCCCTCATGGATCACGAGACGATGACATGA